One Vicia villosa cultivar HV-30 ecotype Madison, WI linkage group LG5, Vvil1.0, whole genome shotgun sequence genomic window, ttaactacaGAGGTTGATGCATGGGTAATCATTGCTTTGGCCCAATTTTTTATTCTCCCCTAAGATGTTACACCTTTCAAGACTTTCAACTAGCACCAACTTTAGAAGAATTTGAACATAGTCCGGGCATTTATGTGAAGGATCGAGCTCCCATCACAGATTTATGGGAAACTTCCTAATCATCAGATGATAGCCACTGCTTTATACATGGAAAAGAAGGATGTTACTCCTAACCTAAAAACTAAAGGAAGTGTTAAGGGTTTCTAAAAAAAAAGTTCTTGAAAGATAAAGCCTTGGTCTTCACCAAAGTAGAGAATTGGACGACTTTCAACGCCACATTAGCTCTTCTAATCTATGGGATCATCTTATGCCCCAATATTGATGATTTCATCGATATGACCGTTATTGGTATTTTCTTGTCCACTCGGGACAAAAGACTCATTTAATCAATATCTCttgctttcaaacaaacaaacaaaaaaaaactaaaaacttaCACGCAAAATCGTGAAGTCCAGaatccaaactttgaaattgtACTAAATCTAACAATATTGATATTTGTTAACCGTTAAAAATAATTGCAAactaaaaatttcatttttgcatAAACTAATAGATATTTTTGATGAAAATGaaacattaattaattattgactcagaaatattaattaatcaaacaaaGTTGAACTAGTAAAAATCCAGCTATTAAAATACTACAATAAGATCATAcctggaaaaaaaaaaaaactacactaAAAAATTATCTactacaaaaaggaaaaaaaaaacatgaatccAAAATCCAGAAACCAAAGTTCTGATAATTCCCGCGTGACGTGATTAACTGTTAAACCGAGCCGGCTGGACGGCAAAACGGGTCCCACTATTTCACGTTTTGCCGCGAGTTTTCAAAGTTAATACAGTAATTACCAGAATATCCCTATTTGGTCTTATTTACTCTCCTTCCGCGTACGTCTATGAAGAAGATGCAGCCAATTAGCAGTTACTATTaatatttttgtctttttcatcatttttttatttattaaataagaaAACCATAATCTATACGTTTTTTTATCGCCACTATTACCTTTGTCGTATTAATTTCAAAGACTTTATCATAAGGGTAAATTGGTCATTACGCAAACTGCCGTCCCGTTCCCATTTTTTCATTCCCGCAAATTGAATCAATCAGTTAATACTGTTTATTTCCGTTAACGTCTAAAACTCTTACTCCACTAGTGCACTCTCATTCCGATCAAACTACCGCCATGAACTCCGTAACCGTCACAACAAGAGCTCAGATCCTCCGCTACGTAACGGCATTCATCACCGGCGTGATTCATCAATCAGAACTCCGGCGTCACCTCCTTGAAACTCTCCACCGCGAAACTCCTGTAAATCAAGTAAACCTAAAACAACTAAACCTCGCTGCAGACGCTCTTGAAAGCGCTATTTCATCCTCCAGTTCGTCTATTCGTTCCTCTTCTCTCTCCCTCGCCGAGAAGCTTCTCCTTCCTCTCCATGATTTTCCCCTCTCTTCTTTCATCCTCTCCCTCATTCTTATCCTCCGTAACCGTTCTGATGAATCCGCCATCAGTCTCCTCCGAATCTTCCATTTGAATCCTTCCCTCGCTCGATCTGAAATAGCACCATCTCTCTACGAGCGCCTATTTTATATCCATCTCTTTCCTGTTTACCGATGGTTCGATGAACAGAGAACGCTGATTTTGCCATCCACTAGTGAAACCACGAGCCGCGATACTGGAGACTACTCAGACGAGTTTGTGGCTATGCCTTACGCGAAGTTGTTGTCGAATGTGAGCGGTGAACAAGCCTCGAAGCTGAGGGAGTTGGAAAGAGAGTACGAAGAGGTTCTAGATGAGAACTGTAGGGTTCTTGCTTTGTACTTTAAAGAGGTTTTGATGAATAAAGATGAACATACTACGGTTACTCCACCCTTGCTGATACTGAAGAGCGCTGCAGAAGATAGCAATGGTGGTGGCCGAGAGCAGAGAATGGAAGATATGCAAATGCCTGTGTTAAAGAACGGACGGTATAATGTAAATGTAatgttgtttttttctttatttacgaATTTGTTACTTTTCTTCAATTCAACTTACCAGTGTTTATGTTTGTTCATTATTGTGTTAATTTTATGCATAGCATATGCATTTTATGGGCATTTCATCATTTCCTTATTCTTTTCCACTGATTCATGCAGCCAATGTGGTCCGAAAGGGATACGTCTATTGAATTTGTGAGCAGCAATTCCAGCAGTAGATCCTCCCAGGCACCATTATATCCTCAAAGAGTCTCTCCTAGAGTCCTTGATGTCAATCCCccaaaatcttcaaaaaattGGATAGCACCAGTCTATTTAAACTCAGGCCCTGAAACTCAATTTTCTTTAGATGAGAATTCGCTTtgttcttcttcagattctgaagcTGAAAATGAGGTAATTGATGCCAGCTAGAGACGGGAAATCCAATAGGGACTGAATTTTCTATGCTTGTGGTTTTAGTTAGTTCTTTTAATCCTAAGTGCTGACTATGTCTTGTAGGAAAAAGACAAAAATACAGCATTGTTGGAGCCTCAACAAAGCCAAACCCAGGAACAAATGCTAGCTATCTTGAAAGAATCCATGgggtatattttattaaaaaaccaTTCTTCAATATTTTGCTGTCTgctacattttctttaacttggaTTCTTCCTGCTTCTAGCTTCCCGGATAATAAAATGGCAGATTACGAAAACACGTTGCTGAATGGAAGTGGGAAACAAACGCCTCCTAAAGACTTTGTCTGTCCAATAACTAGTAATATATTTGATGATCCTGTGACTCTTGAGACTGGTCAGACATATGAACGAAAAGCTATCGAGGAATGGTTCAATAGAGAGAACATAACTTGTCCTATAACTCGCCAGAAGCTGCAAAATACCAAGCTACCTAAAACAAATTATGTGCTCAAAAGATTAGTTGCCAGCTGGAAAGAATGCAACCCCAGTTCAGTCCTGCCAACATGTGAGAGTCCATTCAAAGATAACGAAGAAGAAATAAAGACAACAATGCCTTCAGCTTCTCCTAATAGTGTCATAGCACAAGCCACCGCTGATGGGATGATTAGTGAGTTACGCTGTGCAATCAATAACCTGTACATGTCAGAGATTCTCCAGGAATCTGAAATGGCGGTTCTTCAAATTGAGAAGCTTTGGAGAGGAGGGAATATGGGAGTGGATATCCATAGCATGCTATCAAAACCTCCAATAATTAACGGGTTTATGGAGATACTTTTCAATTCTGTTGAACCCCAGGTCCTACAAGCAGCAGTTTTTCTTCTGGCCGAGATGGGGTCTAGAGACAATGTTGTTATTCAGACTCTCACACGTGTGGATACCGATGTTGAATGTATAATGGCTCTTTTCAAGAAAGGGTTGACTGAGGCTGTTGTGCTATTGTATGTCCTAAACCCTCCCACTGTGACTCTTACCGAGATGGCCATAGTGGAGTCCCTCATAGAAGTTTTCATTAAGAAAGAGGAAGACTTGGTTAAGATGTGTTTAAATCCAAGAACAGCAGCGGTTCTTCTACTGGCACAGGTTATTGGAGGCAGCGATGAGATAATTGCGTCTTCGATTGTCAAAACTATGTTCTCTGAGAAAGCAATTGAAGCTGTTGTTGGAAGTTTGGGAGCTGAATGGGCAGAGGAGAGGATTGCTGCAGTGGAGATCTTATTGAGATGCATGCAAGAGGATGGAACTTGCAGGAACACCATTGCAGATAAAGCAGAGCTGTCTCCTATTCTTGAAAGCTTCATCAGTGCAACAGATGCAGAACGTTTCAAGATTGTTGAATTTTTTTCTGAGTTGATCAAACTAAATAGGTATATCTGTTTTATATTCATGAATATGCTAACCAAACTAgtatctaattttatttttccaGTGAAACGGAGAAACTATTAGCTAACTAATGTGCTAACTGCTAAGACACGGATTAAAGAATTAAGAATTTGAAAATGTTTATTGAAAAGCACAATGCATTGATAACATCAAATAGTAAACTTCACTATTTTCCGACTTTTATTCATTAACAAGTTTAGAGCCTCTATAGTATTATTTGCCATCGAAGTAACTAATGTATTTTTTAGCTTATGTCTAATAGCTTTGTATTGGTTCCTTCTAGGAGAACATTCAATGAACGAATCCTCCACATTATTAAGGAAGAAGGACCTTTTAGTACAATGCACACTCTTCTTATTTATTTGCAGACAGCCCTTCAAGATCAAAGGCCAGTCATGGCTAGTCTTTTACTCCAACTTGATCTTCTGGTATGAATCTTGGAATTTATAAGTAGTACTAGCTAAACCTTAAAAATAGGAACTACTTTAGATTTCTAGTTACACTCTATGTATTACTCCCTTTAAATTGCATatgcaaaaagctgtttttccGGTAATAGGGAGTTAACATTCATCCTGCCATTTTTAGGTTGAACCAAGAATGATGAGCATTTACCGTGAAGAGGCGATAGATACTCTTATTTCATGCCTGGGGAACTCAGATTTCCCTACTACCCAGTTAGCAGCTGCTGATACAATTATGTCACTGCAGGGGAGGTTCAACTCCTTTGGAAAGCCCCTTATCAGAGAAGTCCTTCTCAAACGTGCAGGTATTGACAAAAGTCCCAGAAGTGCTGTACAGGAGGACCATATCAACAACTTCTCAGAAGTCGAAACAATTCCAGTAAAGTTCTTTGAAACTTGCagtattttgagttttttttctcTGCTTCCCAAGCATTCTTGATGGCTAATTGTTTCTTTTCTgttattttaaaaacaattatctGTACTCGGAATCAACAGGAAGAAGAGAAGGCAGCAGATGATTGGGAAAGAAAAATTGCATCTGTTCTAGTTAGCCACGAGTTTGGTATACTCTTTGAAGCTTTGGCAGATGGCATGAAGAGCAGAATTCCAGAACTGCGTTCAGCATGCTTTATTTCCGCTACGTGGCTCGTAAACATGCTGACCATTCTACCAGATACAGGGATACAAGGAGCAGCCCGTGTCTGTCTGCTAAAGCAGTTCGTAAATAAATTAAATTCTGCCAAGGACATAGAACACCGAATCCTCTCTATGCTTGCTCTCAACAGCTTTCTTCATTTTTCTGGTAAGTTTCACAAATATAGCAATTTTTTACAACCATGATTTAAAGAAATTAGAGAAGAAAGATGATAATAATAAGAAAGAAATAGTCTACGAAGGAAAATAGTATCAAGTTTGCAGTTTTCATTGGCATCATAAATTACTCAAAATACAGTTTTCAACAGATTAAGAtaagatgatattattttggcTTCTCTATATTTGTGATCAAAAGCATGAATGTTTATGCAAAGCAGCAATATATGATGATTTTACTTGATATTGTAAATTTCAGATGGCGTACGTGATCTAACTGCTTCCTACGCTAAGGATATCTTAAAAGGTTTGAGAGAGCTAAAGAGATTTTCTCTCTTGGCATCTGAAATGCTGAACGTTTTGGTTGATGAAAACCAGTCTAAAACAGTTAAGTGTGGTGTATTTTTAAACCACTCTCTAATGTATGCATAGCAGATGATTTAAAATTCATTACTGTAACAGGACATTTGGAGACATAAAGAGCTAATTCAAATAGACTGCAGAGATAATGGAGAAGTGTTGTCTGTCATTTGGTTCAAGGATAAAATTATATCAGGCCATACAGATGGAAGAATCAAGGTAATAAAATTTAGGATTTCATATGCCGTGTAAGTTTTAACATGTCGTGATTACAATTATTGAAACAAACATATAAGTTTTATATCAGTCTGTCAAATAATATATTTCTTATTGGGTgatgctaacttgtgccctaagggcacatgttaagaaatccataaatagaaaatttatattgaaataaattgtaaaaaatttaattttaatctttttataaCATCATGGCACAATTTCCAAAACAAACTTACTACATTTAGTTCTTAACTTGTGCCTTTAGGACACATGTTAGCATTATCCTTTCTTATTTAATCTATTATAGCTTATTTAAATTTGGTGTTAGCATGAGCTAAATGCGTTATAAAAACATACAAGGTGTCGCAGAAAGTAGTAAATTTTCATGACATGGTGTTTCTCATTTGCTTGAAAGATTGACTGGCTTTAAGAGTACCATAACATATATACCTGGTCATTAACAAAATGTTTGGTTCTTGGCTTCATATGACAACTTTACTGTGATTGAATAGCTTACTTGAAAacactttgtaatttttgaaGGTCTGGACATTAAAAGATAACTTATTACTTCTGTTGCAAGAGATCCAAGAACATACTAAGGCCGTGACAAGCTTGACGATTTCAGAATCTGGTGACCGACTTTACAGTGGTTCACTTGACCGAAGTGCAAAGGTAAAAAAATGGCTGTTCTAATCTTAATATCAGGAAGCCTGCCAACAATGGTTTTGTTTTATTGAATAACAGATCTGGTCTATTGGAAAGGAAGCAATACATTGTGAGCAGGTGCAAGATATGAAGGACCAGATTCATAATTTAGTTGTAACTAATAGCACAACTTGTTTCATTCCACAGGGGGCAGGAGTCAAGGTACGCATACAAGATTATAAAATAATACTAGTTCCCTCTCTCAAACACAAACATTATACTTGATCTATTCTCTGAGCTGGATATTGCAGTTTCCTTCCTATCTGATTGAATCCAAAAATCAACCCCCAAGTGGAATATTGACAAgccattaattttttaaatagattTGCTTCTTTCTCGTCGAATGCTTAAAATGCTTTAGATTTAGTTCATACATATTGACGGAAGTAATGTTATTGTATACCTTAATTACTCCTCTCTCATCAGGTTCACTCATTGAATGGAGAATCCAAATTGTTAAATTCTAGTAAATATGTGAAGTGTTTGGCTTATGCTCTTGGAAGATTATATTGTGGATGCCATGACAGTAGTGTTCAGGTATAAAGTTTTAAGAAGTATGATGTAGCCTAAATCCAATCTGATGCTATCCCCTTGAGTATATGATGGTATCTCAATACAATGGTAATAATCTTATTGTGATATTTCAGGAGATACATTTGGCCACTGGAACTATTAGTAATATTCAAAGTGGTTTTAAAAGATTACTAGGGAAATCCAATCCTATTCATGCTCTGAAAATTCATGGTGAACTTATATATGCAGCTGGCTCTTCCTTGGACGGAACTGCTATAAAGGTATCTCACACATATACTGTATAGTGAGTGGTCTATGTAAAGGTCTAAATACTTAATTCTTGCTAGAAACATCGGGTTTCATGATATAACAAATTCCAAAGCCTAGAAATTCTTTGAGCTTCTTGATGTTAATTTGATCGATGTCTTACCATAGTTAACTGACTCTTTTGCTTGTACCTCAAGATATGGAACAATTCCAATTACAGCATGGTTGGATCACTGCAAACTGGATCAGAAGTGAGGGCTATGGCAGTGAGTTCAGAATTAATTTATTTGGGGTGCAAGGGAGGTGTTGTAGAAATTTGGGATAAGAAGAAACACATTAGAGTTGACACGTTACAGTTGGGTACAAATTGTAAGGTTAATTGCATGACTCTAGACAGCAATGAAGAAATTTTGGTGATTGGAACTTCAGATGGCCAAATTCAGGTAATAAACTTTTTGCTTGAATTTTATGTTCAATTGGTTATACTTTTTTCTTACTTCATAACTTGATGTAGCATTTCACCCTCTCCAAATGAATGacaatagaaaaaaaattctGGTGATTGCAGGCTTGGGAAATGACTTAAAAGAAGATACTTGTACAGGAAGACAAGTATATAGCTTATAATACTAAATTCATTAAACCTTAAAAATGcacattttttaggttcattgggGGCTGTATATAGCTCACAGGTTTATACATAAAAAAGCGTTGTACATATATTGATTTGCTATGTAGATATGTAATCAAGGAACAAAAGATTTCTCTATTTACCGGAACACTAAACACCACTAGTCTTGATCATGATACATCATCATTAAGGTATATCTTAGAGTCTATGAAGAACACCTGGCGCCCACCGCGGGGCCGAGGTAAAGTAATTTCAGGGCCACGCTTGGAAAAACTTATAAGATGGTGCAAGCCCAACCTTCACCCGGGGAGATTGCGGCTTTTATTGCAATCCAGTCCACTATGGACAAATTGCAACGTTAAAATGAAATCTTGCAAACAGAAGTTCAATCCATTCAGCTCTCTCCATGTGGTGTGAGAAAATGATTTTCTTACTTGTTTTCCATATATACAAGCTTCACAAACAGCCATGCTGTCTTCAAGTGATGACACAATTTTCACTGGAGCATATTTATGCATGTATAAAATTTCAACATGATGGAAATGCCCAAGTTTTTTATGTCACGATTCAGCTCTACTGACTGTGCTTAAAAAATTTGTTTGCTCTCAAATAGATTTAGAACATAACTTTTAACTCTCATTTTAACCTTAAATAAATCTATTCCTTTTACATCTTTGATCAAGAACCAATTTCATTCAAATATGACTTTGAAGCCCTTTTAAACAAGTTATGAAACACTAAGTAAATTTTGATCAATGTTAGGCACATATAAGACATTAGAAGTATCTTTCAGATCAACTAAGTTTTCAATAGAAACATTCCATTTTTTCTTGACTGAGATGAAATCACCATTTCCATATTTTACTTTGAAAACAATGGCTTAATTTGTCAATATCTTTAAAAAGACTATGATCATTTGTCATATAATTTGTCAATTAACCATGAATCACTCAAACTATTGCTTGTAGCAAAAGCATGTTACAACAAACAATTGATCTTCTTGTTGTTCTCAGAATACATTTACTTCCTTTGATTTTGACCTGCATATTCTCTCTACACtactgtaaactcggttttttgaggcgaactgactccttgctctttctttttttttttgatattttttttattgcaagagtcgccaccgacttttattttatccaacatttaggaaaggcataaaagaacaggaaagaccttttgacagattttggattcggggggttggttatacaaagggaaggttttaagcacccttgtatccatggttatccatgggctcttaattgcttagctcacttttttaaatgctttgttgatttgaaaatagaagaagtgaagatggacaataggtcacataggtctctgaagagtttcactgggaataatgcccttcaaataccagatgaaagttttgaaaatagatgagaagttttgaaaatacgttgtttgaaaataaaaatgtttGAACAAGTaattaggagttatctactctcaatttataagacctttcctatgcatttaatacttttcttaaatgatggtatgattaaaaaaaaaataagagggaaaaccatagaggtgcaagtgtgcaaagtgccttttttaaagttttatcttgattattaatgttttagctcaaaggtaaaaatatggtccaagtggacaaagggaagatgacggaaacataaacaatgcgtccaaatggacaaagaaaaaatagcggaagcataaataatatgtccaaatggacaaagagaaaatagcggaaacataaataatatgtccaaatggacaaagagaaaatagcggaaacataaataatatgtccaaatggacaaagagaaaatagcggaaacataaataatatgtccaaatggacaaagaaaaatagcggaaacataaataatatgtccaagtggacaaagaaaaatagcagaaatataaataatatgtccaaatggacaaagaaaaaatagcagaaatataaataatatgtccaaatggacaaagaaaaaatagcagaaatataaataatatgtccaaatggacaaagaaaaaatagcagaaatataaataatatgtccaaatggacaaagaaaaaatagcaaaaatataaataatatgtccaaatggacaaagaaaaaatagcagaaatataaataatatgtccaagtggacaaagaaaaaataacagaaatataaataatatgtccaagtggacaaagaaaaaataacagaaacataaataatacgtccaaatggacaaagaaaaaataacagaaatataaataatatgtccaagtggacaaagaaaaaataacagaaacataaataatacgtccaaatggacaaagagaaaataacagaaacataaataatacgtccaaatggacaaaaagaaaataacagaaacataaataatacgtccaaatggacaaagagaaaataacagaaacataaataatatgtccaaatggacaaagaaaaaataacagaaacataaatatgataaataataaaataaagcataaagcaagaaatataaagaacaatataataaaatgcggaaattaaagtcaattgttagtatgttagcacgcgaatcatcttgaagatagtcaagtatattcacgatgttagtgaagatcgatggtgagtgaatgatgatctcggatttaaagttaatgaaaatttatcagaagcttgatagaatcatagcgactacacgataaatttctaaaagtcttaaatcaactgcatacaatctctgccatatttgattttttattccgattatggacaaagaaaaagataagaaataatatcaaaaaatatacaaaaataaatataaaacaaattaaacttaatttattttttttttgtgattttttagaattgattttaagttaattaacaagctaattaaacaaataattatacaaataattaaacttaacaagaaaaataaatctagttatgtataaaattagtatataatatataaacctaatttaacaaaataaaatatttttttttcgaattttttgatatgttagaaataattaaaaaaagcaaatatacacataattactaattaattaagcaaaataaattaactatgaataaaaataaaatgtttttatgtcaaatattagattataaaaatataaacctaaatctaaaaggaaaatatttttggagttttttgattggttgaaaataattaaaaagcaatatttacatgattactaattaattaagcaaaataaattaattatgaaaagaaataaaatatttttatgttaaaaattaaataaacattttatcaacttaaaactaaaattaaaacattttttttttgagaaattgaaaatatgcataaatatggagtttttaattcatgaactcctaacactactatatattaaaaattacattgtacttactctatgatgtcccaagagtggaatagagtgattgaaattgattgaaagtggctatttgaatgagccttgatttttacaagtttcttgaaacttttgcaaaaatataaacttaagctatgactttgtggtgattgttgttgttctttgtgttcctccccctttttttctcttcttgaatgaagaaaatgaagttctatttataggcaaattatttgatatggaagccttgcaagttggaattttcatgattgattttgtggaaaaaatatgataatggaatattttcaatgagtgcatttcttaaccatggttaaaacactcaagtattattctcttcaatcttgcaataatatatttaagcatcttgaatggtcattgcttgcaccacatgagcatcttggataatatctttgaattatctcactttaattaaactttaaatgaataaaatttaattaaaatgaaataaaaatgtcatgaatcatggatatgttgtgaatatctttaaacatatgagaatcaagattgaatcacaaaagaattggcctttttgaaaaaaaatcaaattttggtcattacttgtttcatgcatttttccaaaaaaggtcaacttcatcaaggcatatctctctcaattttgatcttatgaaagtgttcttttactttttggaaagcccaagatgtcctctacaagccactttggaagcgtttttgcatttggagaagttattttgatgatatgggctttgacaaaaaactgctttttgttgactttgaaaatgacctgtaatgttttggcttatatctcttaggcggaagcatttcttgaccttggtcccaacatcaaagttgtagagaattg contains:
- the LOC131603854 gene encoding putative E3 ubiquitin-protein ligase LIN-1 isoform X3; this translates as MWSERDTSIEFVSSNSSSRSSQAPLYPQRVSPRVLDVNPPKSSKNWIAPVYLNSGPETQFSLDENSLCSSSDSEAENEEKDKNTALLEPQQSQTQEQMLAILKESMGFPDNKMADYENTLLNGSGKQTPPKDFVCPITSNIFDDPVTLETGQTYERKAIEEWFNRENITCPITRQKLQNTKLPKTNYVLKRLVASWKECNPSSVLPTCESPFKDNEEEIKTTMPSASPNSVIAQATADGMISELRCAINNLYMSEILQESEMAVLQIEKLWRGGNMGVDIHSMLSKPPIINGFMEILFNSVEPQVLQAAVFLLAEMGSRDNVVIQTLTRVDTDVECIMALFKKGLTEAVVLLYVLNPPTVTLTEMAIVESLIEVFIKKEEDLVKMCLNPRTAAVLLLAQVIGGSDEIIASSIVKTMFSEKAIEAVVGSLGAEWAEERIAAVEILLRCMQEDGTCRNTIADKAELSPILESFISATDAERFKIVEFFSELIKLNRRTFNERILHIIKEEGPFSTMHTLLIYLQTALQDQRPVMASLLLQLDLLVEPRMMSIYREEAIDTLISCLGNSDFPTTQLAAADTIMSLQGRFNSFGKPLIREVLLKRAGIDKSPRSAVQEDHINNFSEVETIPEEEKAADDWERKIASVLVSHEFGILFEALADGMKSRIPELRSACFISATWLVNMLTILPDTGIQGAARVCLLKQFVNKLNSAKDIEHRILSMLALNSFLHFSDGVRDLTASYAKDILKGLRELKRFSLLASEMLNVLVDENQSKTDIWRHKELIQIDCRDNGEVLSVIWFKDKIISGHTDGRIKVWTLKDNLLLLLQEIQEHTKAVTSLTISESGDRLYSGSLDRSAKIWSIGKEAIHCEQVQDMKDQIHNLVVTNSTTCFIPQGAGVKVHSLNGESKLLNSSKYVKCLAYALGRLYCGCHDSSVQEIHLATGTISNIQSGFKRLLGKSNPIHALKIHGELIYAAGSSLDGTAIKIWNNSNYSMVGSLQTGSEVRAMAVSSELIYLGCKGGVVEIWDKKKHIRVDTLQLGTNCKVNCMTLDSNEEILVIGTSDGQIQAWEMT